From a single Pseudalkalibacillus hwajinpoensis genomic region:
- a CDS encoding MerR family transcriptional regulator: MTMSEGKYNIKAVSKKLGIQPGTLRAWERRYNIISPIRNEAGHRLYSEEHMAILKWLVQKTEQGFTISQAVELLENGNVSTESETLDIGMGRDRAHLLADEILEALLAFDENKAQDLLNQAFSVFSIDKVVHDILAQLLVRVGELWENEKITIAHEHFTTAFLRSRIGMIFHTLPVDGYLPKVMAVCSSGEYHELGLLIFTLYLRRKGFEVIYLGSSIPEDDIEIVLEDTAPKILFLSCTLMANLPRCLDLIDRLDNKFQDLTIGVGGAATARLQGEKRQAYTSYVVGDKKEEWDEWIKNKLQKITT; the protein is encoded by the coding sequence ATGACTATGTCTGAAGGTAAGTATAATATAAAAGCGGTCTCGAAAAAATTGGGAATACAACCCGGAACCTTAAGGGCATGGGAAAGGCGTTATAATATTATATCTCCTATTCGAAATGAAGCCGGTCATCGCCTCTATTCAGAAGAACATATGGCTATATTGAAATGGCTTGTTCAAAAAACAGAACAGGGTTTTACAATTAGTCAAGCAGTCGAGCTCCTTGAAAACGGGAATGTGTCAACTGAATCCGAAACACTAGACATAGGTATGGGACGAGATCGCGCGCATTTGCTTGCTGATGAAATTCTTGAAGCTCTTCTAGCCTTCGATGAAAATAAGGCTCAGGATTTACTGAACCAAGCGTTTTCTGTATTTAGCATTGATAAAGTCGTTCACGATATATTAGCTCAGCTTCTCGTTCGAGTGGGGGAATTATGGGAGAACGAAAAAATTACAATTGCCCATGAACATTTTACTACAGCTTTTTTACGCTCCAGAATTGGTATGATCTTTCACACGCTGCCTGTAGATGGGTACTTACCTAAAGTTATGGCGGTTTGTTCATCTGGTGAATACCACGAGCTTGGATTATTAATCTTTACACTCTATCTGAGAAGAAAAGGTTTTGAAGTCATCTATTTGGGATCAAGTATACCGGAGGATGATATTGAGATCGTGTTAGAAGACACTGCTCCGAAAATCCTTTTTCTATCCTGTACGCTAATGGCAAACTTACCAAGATGTCTTGACTTAATTGATCGTCTTGATAATAAGTTTCAAGACCTTACCATAGGAGTTGGAGGGGCAGCCACTGCTCGTTTGCAAGGTGAAAAGAGACAGG
- a CDS encoding metallophosphoesterase — MIILLGLVGAGILLLIYMWIEAHLNRVITKELEIKGLPQNFDSFRIFFISDLHNRLISQQILSKVKDSVDLVVIGGDVMEKGVPFHKVSHNLKELSELAPCYFVWGNNDYEEDPFELEKLLNHYNIHILKNDAATISKNNEAISLLGIDDLSTENDSLDQALALASEPTKILLSHNPDIKHELPKESGINLLLSGHTHGGQIRILGYGIREKGGIKEVNGTTVVISNGYGTTTLPLRLMAPAETHIFILKRK; from the coding sequence ATGATCATTTTGCTTGGATTAGTAGGAGCGGGCATACTACTACTGATCTATATGTGGATTGAAGCCCATTTAAACAGGGTGATAACGAAAGAGCTTGAGATCAAGGGTTTACCACAAAACTTCGATTCTTTTCGAATTTTTTTTATTTCGGATTTGCATAACCGTTTGATTTCTCAACAGATTTTAAGTAAGGTTAAGGACAGTGTTGATCTTGTTGTAATTGGTGGCGATGTGATGGAGAAAGGTGTTCCATTTCATAAAGTAAGTCACAACTTGAAAGAATTGAGTGAACTTGCACCATGTTATTTTGTATGGGGAAATAATGATTACGAAGAAGATCCGTTTGAACTCGAGAAGCTTTTAAATCACTATAATATTCATATTCTTAAAAATGACGCAGCTACTATCAGTAAAAACAATGAAGCTATTAGCTTGCTTGGCATTGATGATCTTTCAACCGAAAATGACTCTCTCGATCAAGCGTTAGCGCTGGCTAGCGAACCCACGAAAATTTTGCTTAGCCATAATCCTGATATTAAACATGAGCTACCGAAAGAAAGTGGCATTAATCTTCTTCTTTCAGGTCACACTCACGGTGGTCAAATCCGTATTTTAGGATATGGAATTCGCGAAAAAGGTGGTATTAAGGAAGTTAACGGTACGACAGTCGTGATAAGTAATGGATATGGAACTACGACTCTTCCACTTCGCTTAATGGCACCTGCTGAAACACATATTTTTATATTAAAAAGGAAATAA